From Lacerta agilis isolate rLacAgi1 chromosome Z, rLacAgi1.pri, whole genome shotgun sequence, the proteins below share one genomic window:
- the C1GALT1C1 gene encoding C1GALT1-specific chaperone 1: MISESGSFVKGMMLGGICCVLVTLLGHIKMGHSTTSHEHRHLQAPKKEDVLNLSEDERLELSQSIRVYCIILVKPKDLGHWAAVKDTWSKHCDKAEFYSSEKVKVFDSIVLNTDDMWSMMRKAYKFAYENYKDDFNWFFLAHPTTFAVIENLKYFLLKQDSSQPFYTGRTETSGDLQYVNGDGGIVLSIESLRRLYKVFEDPDKCPEQGGMIWKLSEDKQLAVCLKYTGVHAENAEDSEKKDIFNTKSVGSLIKEAMSIHPDEVVEGCCSDMAITFSGLAPNHMHVMMYGVYRLRAYGHNFNDALVFLPPLGSDND, translated from the coding sequence ATGATTTCCGAAAGCGGCTCATTTGTGAAGGGCATGATGCTTGGAGGGATTTGCTGTGTCTTGGTCACTCTTCTAGGACACATTAAGATGGGCCACAGCACTACGTCTCACGAACACCGCCATCTCCAGGCTCCCAAAAAGGAGGACGTTTTAAACCTCTCTGAAGACGAGCGCCTGGAATTGAGCCAGAGCATCCGTGTCTATTGCATCATCCTTGTCAAACCAAAGGATCTTGGGCACTGGGCAGCTGTTAAAGATACATGGAGCAAACACTGTGACAAGGCAGAATTCTACAGTTCCGAGAAGGTCAAAGTCTTTGACTCCATCGTGCTAAACACAGATGACATGTGGTCAATGATGAGAAAAGCATACAAATTTGCATATGAAAACTACAAAGATGACTTTAACTGGTTCTTCCTTGCCCACCCTACCACATTCGCTGTTATTGAAAACCTAAAATATTTCTTGCTGAAACAAGACTCGTCCCAGCCGTTCTACACAGGCAGAACAGAGACATCTGGAGACTTGCAGTATGTGAACGGGGATGGGGGGATCGTCTTAAGCATAGAGTCACTAAGGCGGCTTTACAAAGTTTTTGAGGATCCAGACAAGTGTCCCGAACAAGGGGGCATGATTTGGAAGCTCTCTGAGGATAAGCAGCTAGCTGTCTGCTTGAAGTACACCGGGGTACATGCTGAGAATGCAGAAGACTCTGAAAAGAAGGACATCTTCAACACCAAGTCAGTTGGCTCTCTCATTAAAGAGGCCATGTCGATTCACCCAGACGAGGTGGTGGAAGGCTGCTGTTCAGATATGGCTATCACCTTCAGCGGATTAGCTCCTAATCACATGCACGTTATGATGTATGGAGTTTACAGGCTCAGAGCATATGGGCATAATTTTAACGATGCCTTGGTTTTCTTGCCTCCCCTGGGCTCTGATAATGATTAA